The DNA window AAAAAGAAGCTGAAAATTACTATAACAATATTCAAAATACCATAAATGATATTTTAAATGGGAAAATAAAAGGAAATGTAGAAGATGCTAAAAAAGCCAAAGAATTATTAGATTTATATAAATCAAATCTTTCTGAGGATGAATTTAAAGAAAAGATTATAGGTGCATATCAAGAAATACTGACAATAAGTAAATATTTTAAAGCAAAAACTGATGAATATATTAAATCACATCCGAACGCAACAAACGATGAAATAAACCAATTTGTAGATAGTCTTAAGAAAAATATCAAATCAAGTACCAGAATTGAAGTAAAAGACCCTGAGTTACAATAAAAATGTAAACTGTATTATTTCAAAAATAAGATTTGAAATTGGGTATGTATACAATTTTGTGTAATTCAAATTAAGCAATTAATTTTTCTATGTTTTTTTTAAAAAGCCATAAAGGCTAAGCTTAGCATAAGAAACTATAGAAAACAAAGAGGGTGTTTCAAAAAATCAAACACCCTCTTATATTTTACATATTGATTGTCCCTTTTTATTCTTCAGATATCTTATAAAGCATCTTGTTTATCGCATTTACATATGCCTTTGCACTTGCTTCTAAAATATCAGTTGAAACGCCTCTGCCCAAAAAGGCTTTGCCATCTTTTCGTATTCTTACTGTAACCTCACCAAGTGCATCTTTTCCTTGTGTTACTGCCTTAATGCTGTAGTCGTCAAGTTCTACCTGAATATTTGTTATTCTATCAATTGCTTTGAAAATTGCATCAACAGGGCCATCTCCAGTTGAAGCTTCTTCAAATTCTTCATCACCTGATTTTATTTTCACACTTGCAGTTGAAATTAAGCTATTTCCACTTATTATCTGGAATTTTATAAGCTCATAAGCCTCTTTGATTTCAAGTGATTTTTGCTCTAAAAGTGCTTCAATATCTCTATCCAAAACAACCTTCTTTTTGTCGGCTAAAACTTTAAACTTTTCAAAAGCAGCATCAATTTCTTCTCTTGAAAGCTCTGTAAATCCGAGTTCTTTAAGTCTTTCTTCAAAAGCATGTCTTCCAGAATGTTTACCAAGAACCATTTTATTCTTTGGTAGTCCTATCATTACAGGATCAATTATCTCATATGTTGTTCTTTCGGATAGTACTCCATGCTGATGAATACCCGACTCATGAGCAAAGGCATTAGAGCCAACAATTGCTTTATTAGGTTGCACAAATACACCTGTTAGGTTACTTACAAGTTTACTTGCTCTATATATCTGTGTTGTATCTATACCAACATCAAGATTATAGTAATCTTTTCGAGTTAAAAGCCCCATAACAATCTCTTCCATAGCTGCATTTCCAGCTCTTTCACCAAGTCCATTTATAGTGCATTCAAGCTGGATTACACCCTCTTCTGCAGCAGCAAGGGTATTTGCAACAGCAAGCCCCAAATCGTTATGGCAGTGAACAGATAGCTCTACCTTATCAATATCAGGTACACCTTGCTTGATAGCTCTAATTATCTTTTTCATTTCTGAAGGTGTTGTATATCCTACTGTATCTGGGATATTTATAACTGTTGCACCAGCTTTAATAACTGCATCAATTACCTTTATCATAAAATCAATTCTTGTTCTTGTTGCATCTTCGCATGAAAACTCAATGTCATTTACATACTTCTTAGCATACTTTACCATTGCAAC is part of the Caldicellulosiruptoraceae bacterium PP1 genome and encodes:
- a CDS encoding 2-isopropylmalate synthase encodes the protein MSQKRIKIFDTTLRDGEQTPGVSLNVNEKIQIAKQLEKLKVDVIEAGFAIASPGDFEAVKTISENIKDCTVASLARAIEKDIDRAYEALKNAQSPRIHTFIATSDIHMKYKLKMTEDEVLERAVAMVKYAKKYVNDIEFSCEDATRTRIDFMIKVIDAVIKAGATVINIPDTVGYTTPSEMKKIIRAIKQGVPDIDKVELSVHCHNDLGLAVANTLAAAEEGVIQLECTINGLGERAGNAAMEEIVMGLLTRKDYYNLDVGIDTTQIYRASKLVSNLTGVFVQPNKAIVGSNAFAHESGIHQHGVLSERTTYEIIDPVMIGLPKNKMVLGKHSGRHAFEERLKELGFTELSREEIDAAFEKFKVLADKKKVVLDRDIEALLEQKSLEIKEAYELIKFQIISGNSLISTASVKIKSGDEEFEEASTGDGPVDAIFKAIDRITNIQVELDDYSIKAVTQGKDALGEVTVRIRKDGKAFLGRGVSTDILEASAKAYVNAINKMLYKISEE